One Littorina saxatilis isolate snail1 linkage group LG12, US_GU_Lsax_2.0, whole genome shotgun sequence genomic region harbors:
- the LOC138981764 gene encoding uncharacterized PE-PGRS family protein PE_PGRS46-like encodes MKVTITLLCLLGLTAGAFGQGMMGGMGGMGGMGGLGGMGGMGAMAPLLAARGGGEMGAMLPMMLMMNGMGGGAGGAGGGMMSMLPLLMGGAGGMDMSKLMPLMMMMQSQGGAGGGMMSMLPLLMGGGMDMSKMMPMLMMSQMSGGGAGGMSSLLPMLAMGGGENMRMLMPMLMMQGMGGGMGGGMGGGMGGMPGMGGDMGGGMGGMGGLGGMGGGLMGGGMGPLGGGGAGGAV; translated from the exons ATGAAAGTCACAATCACTCTCCTCTGTCTTCTGGGACTGACGGCCGGCGCTTTCG GCCAAGGCATGATGGGCGGCATGGGCGGTATGGGCGGTATGGGCGGTTTGGGCGGTATGGGCGGTATGGGCGCAATGGCACCGCTGTTGGCTGCTCGCGGGGGCGGCGAGATGGGAGCCATGCTGccgatgatgctgatgatgaacGGTATGGGCGGTGGGGCCGGTGGGGCCGGAGGCGGCATGATGTCGATGCTTCCTCTTCTGATGGGCGGCGCCGGCGGCATGGACATGTCCAAGCTTATGcccttgatgatgatgatgcagagCCAGGGCGGTGCCGGAGGCGGCATGATGTCGATGCTTCCTCTTCTGATGGGCGGCGGCATGGACATGAGCAAGATGATGCCCATGCTGATGATGAGTCAGATGAGCGGCGGCGGCGCTGGTGGCATGTCCAGCCTTCTCCCCATGCTCGCCATGGGCGGCGGCGAGAACATGAGGATGCTCATGCCCATGCTGATGATGCAAGGAATGGGAGGTGGCATGGGAGGAGGCATGGGAGGAGGCATGGGAGGCATGCCTGGCATGGGAGGTGACATGGGAGGAGGCATGGGAGGCATGGGAGGCCTGGGAGGCATGGGAGGAGGCTTGATGGGAGGTGGTATGGGACCTCTGGGCGGCGGTGGAGCCGGCGGTGCCGTTTAA
- the LOC138981763 gene encoding galactosylceramide sulfotransferase-like, protein MFLKRYAVACINYAAMHVKAGLIFVFAQMFIFLILNPVSTSREGLTVEKFAINIDTQNQAQKTHLREEPQDDGFTPNSAEHHQIVQKAPQTTDLQFARRRNSGENATQSRIKSYQQTQRIGVSRNVNGNGRLSNPQDNNMPALAARKQIRLARPKAPFRTNTLHDNDLEKRKKFLSHIQDRKPEIVLSRGCLERGGGGHVTNMAFVKVHKSASSTMANLLARYALRYTLNVALPMKVADTPRFNYFNNKIVPEDLIPIPQYQSYEVIFNHMLFQRRDLEAFMPKKTFYFAITRDPEQRFLSSFFYYGLADYLKNKLGLLTVKNAVMYVISGEGAAFRTPEVYNSFASDTGLNHTLHRNVGAITAHVEKLERDLDLVLLVEYFDESLVLLKRKACLSTQDILYLVQNARAPSNVPHLSFTAEERAALWDFQMADVLMYDHFYRRFWGRAFAEGPEFFAEVQRFKQIQKMAGDFCRLVTSKWDFVVIPRSAWNEEFTVTARDCRLMATPELQMQTYLTDRAMKLFDMSQTNKGIVG, encoded by the exons ATGTTCTTGAAACGCTATGCTGTGGCCTGCATAAATTATGCGGCAATGCACGTGAAAGC aGGGCTGATCTTCGTCTTTGCTCAAATGTTTATATTCCTCATATTAAACCCTGTCTCAACATCGCGGGAAGGCCTAACAGTCGAGAAATTCGCCATAAACATCGACACCCAAAACCAAGCTCAGAAAACCCACCTTCGCGAAGAGCCTCAGGATGACGGTTTCACGCCTAATTCAGCAGAACATCATCAGATTGTGCAGAAAGCCCCACAGACTACAGACTTACAGTTTGCGAGACGTCGCAATAGTGGTGAGAATGCAACGCAGAGCAGAATAAAAAGCTACCAACAGACTCAACGAATTGGCGTTTCAAGAAACGTCAACGGCAATGGGAGATTGTCGAACCCACAAGACAATAACATGCCAGCCCTGGCCGCAAGAAAGCAGATACGACTTGCACGGCCGAAAGCTCCTTTCCGTACAAATACGCTGCATGACAATGACCTTGAAAAACGGAAAAAATTCCTGTCTCACATTCAGGACCGGAAGCCGGAAATCGTGCTGTCACGTGGTTGCCTAGAACGAGGTGGGGGAGGTCACGTGACCAATATGGCGTTTGTGAAGGTGCATAAGTCCGCGAGCAGTACCATGGCCAACCTTCTCGCTCGCTACGCCCTGAGATACACTCTCAACGTCGCCTTACCAATGAAG GTGGCCGACACGCCCAGGTTCAACTACTTCAACAACAAGATCGTTCCGGAGGACCTCATCCCCATACCACAATACCAGAGCTACGAGGTCATCTTCAACCACATGCTCTTCCAACGCCGCGACCTTGAGGCCTTCATGCCCAAGAAGACCTTCTACTTCGCCATCACCAGAGACCCCGAGCAGCGCTTCCTCTCCAGCTTCTTCTACTACGGCCTGGCGGACTACCTGAAGAACAAGCTGGGCCTGCTGACTGTCAAGAACGCCGTCATGTACGTCATCAGCGGGGAAGGGGCGGCGTTCAGAACGCCTGAGGTGTATAACTCCTTCGCCAGCGACACCGGTCTCAACCACACCCTCCACAGAAACGTCGGCGCCATCACAGCCCACGTGGAGAAGCTCGAGCGCGACCTTGACCTCGTCTTGCTGGTGGAGTATTTTGACGAGTCGCTCGTGCTGCTGAAGCGAAAAGCCTGTCTGTCCACGCAGGACATCCTCTACCTGGTGCAGAACGCCAGGGCGCCCTCAAACGTGCCTCACCTGAGCTTCACCGCTGAAGAACGAGCCGCGCTCTGGGACTTCCAGATGGCCGACGTCCTCATGTACGACCATTTCTACAGAAGGTTCTGGGGCCGAGCGTTCGCCGAGGGCCCGGAGTTCTTCGCCGAGGTCCAACGCTTCAAGCAGATCCAGAAGATGGCGGGAGACTTCTGCAGGCTGGTCACATCCAAGTGGGACTTTGTGGTCATCCCGCGTTCTGCGTGGAATGAGGAGTTCACCGTGACGGCTAGGGATTGCAGGTTGATGGCCACGCCTGAACTCCAGATGCAGACCTACCTCACGGACCGTGCTATGAAGCTGTTCGACATGAGCCAAACAAACAAGGGAATTGTTGGATAA